From Cheilinus undulatus linkage group 18, ASM1832078v1, whole genome shotgun sequence, the proteins below share one genomic window:
- the clic4 gene encoding chloride intracellular channel protein 4: MSLSVPQNGVKADNEPVIELFVKAGSDGESIGNCPFSQRLFMILWLKGVVFNVTTVDLKRKPADLQNLAPGTHPPFITFNGEVKTDVNKIEEFLEDVLCPPKYIKLGARHPESNTAGMDIFAKFSAYIKNSKPDGNEALERGLLKTLQKLDEYLRSPLPDEIDHNSIEDIKVSNRKFLDGDEMTLADCNLLPKLHIVKVVTKKYRGFDIPKEMTAIWKYLNNAYTREEFTNTCPSDKEIEIAYGDVAKRLVK; the protein is encoded by the exons GCGGGAAGTGATGGAGAGAGCATCGGGAACTGCCCCTTCTCCCAGAGGCTCTTCATGATCCTGTGGCTCAAAGGAGTCGTCTTCAACGTCACCACCGTGGACCTAAAGAG GAAGCCTGCAGACCTCCAGAACCTTGCCCCAGGCACTCACCCACCCTTTATCACCTTCAACGGCGAGGTCAAGACTGATGTCAACAAGATTGAGGAGTTCCTTGAAGATGTCCTCTGCCCACCCAA GTACATCAAGCTTGGTGCAAGACACCCAGAGTCGAACACAGCTGGTATGGACATCTTCGCCAAGTTTTCAGCATATATTAAGAACTCAAAACCAGATGGAAATGAAG CTCTGGAACGCGGACTTTTAAAGACACTGCAGAAGCTGGACGAGTATCTTCGCTCACCGCTGCCTGATGAGATTGACCACAACAGCATCGAGGACATCAAGGTCTCCAACCGGAAATTCTTGGATGGTGATGAAATGACTCTGGCTGACTGTAACTTGCTGCCAAAGCTGCATATAGTCAAG GTTGTGACCAAAAAATACAGAGGCTTCGACATCCCCAAAGAGATGACTGCCATTTGGAAGTACCTGAACAACGCCTACACCCGTGAAGAGTTCACCAACACTTGCCCCAGTGACAAAGAAATTGAAATAGCTTACGGAGACGTAGCCAAGAGGCTGGTCAAATAA